In Thiothrix unzii, the sequence CGGGCGCAAGTGTCCGCCTAGGGATAATTCCCCAATGAATTCGTAGTTTTGCAGGGTTTCGGTGGCGACTTGTTCGCTGGAGGCAAGCATTCCAATCGCGATGGGCAGGTCGAAGCGTCCGCCATCTTTGGGAATATCGGCGGGCGCGAGATTGACGGTAATGCGCCGCACCGGAAAATTGAACCCGGAATTCGTCAATGCCGCCCGTACCCGGTCACGGCTTTCTTTCACCGCGGTTTCTGGTAAACCGACAATGGAAAAGCTCGGTAAACCGTTGGCAAGGTGGACTTCAACACTCACCAAGGGAGCATCTAACCCGCTATTAGTGCGGCTATAAACGACGGCAAGACTCATTATTGGTATTTTTCGTGGTGATAATTCCCCGATTTTGCGGTGTCCGCCAGCCTAGCTCAAGCAAATCGCGATAAGTGGAATGACGGCTGTTAATCCTGTGGTTTATCAAGCCGACAATCCGCACGCGGGCGTTGCGCAGGGTCGTTGATAAAGCCGATAAATAAATCACTGGCGCACGGTTTGTTGTCGAGCACGCTGTGCGCAATTCCGCTGAACCGGAACAAATAGGTGGAGTCCTCAGCAAATTGTTTGGTGGCAGCTTTGGCTGCCCATGCCGCCGGGGTAATCGGGTCGTCTTCGCCCGATAAAATCAAACTGGGGACGGTAAGCCGCTCTGCGCTGACTTGTAAACCGGGGTGTTGGCGGTTTTTATTCCACACGCTGCACATATCGTAATCGGCAGGCAGGTAGTAACGCAGGTGTGGGTAAGTGTCGACTTTCGCCACCATGCTATCGCGCGAAATTGCCGGATTATCGCTGCATTCCACTGCCCAGAAAACCGGCTCACGAAATGCCGCGTCAAACTGGTGATAGAGGTAATTGTTGATATATTCCCGCGCTAAGTCGATGCGGCCTTCCTGCAAATGGCGGATAAAACTCGGTAAGTATTTCAATTGATGGCTGTTGTATTGCGCGTCGAACAGCATTGCCAGCAAAATTTCATCATTGAGTTGCAGCTCTTGCAGATTCCCCAATTGCAAATCCGCGACCGGAATCCGCAACGGTGTGGTGCGTAGTTGTGCCATCAGCGCGTGGTAGCGGGCTTCAATATCACCGTTTTCCAGCAGGCAGCGTTCATCCGCCGTGCAATACTGAAACAGACGTTGCAGGCTGTTATTTAACAATTCCGGCCAATCGCGTAACAGGTGTTCACCCAGCGGGTAAAGCGAGTCGAGCGTTAAACTGCGCACTCGCTCTGGAAAGCGACGCTGGATTTCGAGTGCTAAGCGCGTGCCGTAGGAAACGCCGAGTAAATTGCTTTGCTGATAATCCAGCAGGGTCAGGAGATCGTTGACATCTTGCGCACTGAGATGCGTGCCCAGTTCATTTAATGGTTGCTTGGCTTGAGTTAACTGTTCTTGGCATTGTTGACTGACTTCGAGGTAACGTCGCGCGTTGTCGGTTGGCGTGCCGGGGTTGGATAAAACACTCGCACTTAAATCGCGGTACGCTTGGCAACCTAACGCAGGTTCGCTCATGCCAGTGCCGCGCTGGTCAAACAAGATAAGATCGCGTTTCATCGCGTATTTTTGCTCAAACCACGCCAGCCAATGATTTTCCACCCCGTCTTTATCCAGCCATGCGGCAGAACCGGGGCCACCGGCTAAATACACCAAAGGATCAGGCTGATGCCCCAATCCGGCATGACGCATGATGACAACAGGGAGGCGAAACGCAGAAGGCGCACCGGTTTGTGGTGGGGCGGTGTGTAACCAGCCGCAAGATACTGACAAATTCGTGGTATTGGTAAACCAGCATTCGCTCGGCACGAATTGCGCACCGTTAGGCAATGTTTTAGCAACTGTCGCTTTGATCATAGTGGTTTGATGTAACGGAACCAAGCCCAGCCCGACCACTATGACTAAGCCACCCAACAGGAGCCAGATTATTTTTTGCATCGTATTAAGCCAGTCCACCCCAATATGCTTGGGTTTATTGTGGCTTTAATAAACAAGACACAAGCTTAATTGGCAGTGAATTGGCGGGGATTTTTAAAGGCGTTCCACAAAGAAAAGAGGCGGGAATTACCCGCCTCAAGTCGACTCGGAGAAGTCAGTTGCTCATTTCGCTTAAGAGTAAGCGCGTTCGCCGTGGGAAACAGTATCCAGACCTTCGCGTTCCTCGTCTTGAGAAACCCGCAGACCGATGGTCATTTTGAGTAAGGTGAACAATACGAAGCTCACTACACCCGACCAAACGATGGCTACGCCTACGCCCCATAACTGATTGATGACTTGCGCACTGCTGTATTCAGCCACTGCACCGGTAGCGTAGTCAAAGATACCTGAGCCGCCCAATGCTGGGTTGACCAGAATACCCGTGCCGATTGCACCGATGATACCGCCGATACCGTGTACGCCGAATACGTCGAGGGAATCGTCATAGCCCAGCATATGTTTCAGGCCAGTAACACCCCACAAACATGCTGCACCTGTTACCAGACCCAATGCGATTGCACCCATCGGGCCTGCAAAACCAGCTGCTGGAGTGATTGCAACCAGACCAGAAACCGCACCGGAAACCGCACCCAACAGGGAAGGTTTGCCACGCAATACCCATTCTGCGAACATCCAAGATAATGCAGCGGCTGCGGTAGCAACGATGGTGTTAACCATTGCCAACACTGCGGTGCCAGTTGCTTCCAAGTTAGAGCCAGCGTTGAAGCCGAACCAGCCAACCCACAGCAATGAACCGCCGATCATGGTCATGACCAAGTTGTGTGGTGGCATCGGGTCACGACCGTAACCTACGCGCTTGCCGACCACGATTGCGCCTACCAGTGCTGCCATTGCCGCGTTGATGTGTACGACTGTACCACCCGCGAAGTCCAAAGCACCTTTCGCAAACAAGAAGCCAGCCGGAGCGTCATACGCTGAAGGGCCGCCCCAGAACCACACCATGTGTGCCATTGGCAGGTAAGAGAAGGTGAACCACAATACAGAGAACACTAACAGAGCAGAGAATTTAATGCGCTCTGCAAAACCACCTACGATCAGGGCAACGGTGATAGCTGCGAAGGTCAATTGGAATGCCATGAACATCATTTCATGAATAACCACGCCCTTGCTGAAGGTTTCGACAGTAACCGCAGTATCCACACCTTTGAGGAACATTTTGCTCAAACCGCCGACGAAGCTATTCAAGCTGCCACCATCGGTAAAGGCCAAGCTGTAGCCATAAACGACCCACAGAATCGCAATAACGCAGAAAATAGTGAAAACTTGTGCCAAAACGGACAACATGTTTTTAGCGCGAACCAAGCCACCGTAGAACAGTGCCAAGCCCGGAATAATCATTAAAATAACCAACAGCGTAGAAAGCATCATCCACGCGGTATCGCCTTTATCCGGTACAGGAACTGCTGCCGCTGGATCAGGATCAGCTAAGGCGATGCCAGAAAACCCCAACAGGGCGACCAGCAACATCCAACCAAAACGTAAGTTCATCATAAGTCCCCCTTAGAGTGCGTCTGTGCCGCTTTCGCCAGTACGGATGCGGATTACTTGCTCAATCGACGTAACGAAAATCTTGCCATCGCCAATCTTGCCGGTATTCGCCGATTTCGTGATAGCCTCAATCACTTGCTCGACTTGCGACTCAGCAACGGCTGCTTCCAACTTAATTTTTGGCAGAAAATCAACCACATATTCTGCGCCACGGTACAGTTCAGTGTGGCCTTTTTGACGACCAAAACCTTTCACTTCCGTGACGGTAATGCCTTTAACACCAATGTCACCCAAAGCATCGCGTACATCGTCGAGTTTGAATGGCTTGATAATGGCTGTAACCATTTTCATAAGAGATCACTCCTTGCAATAGAAACCCCACCCATGACAGGCGGGGCGAACAGGACAGACTTAGAAATCGAAAGATTTAGTCCAAGACAGGGACACCTTGGTATCAGTAACGCCAACGCGACCACTTGGCTTATCTGCTGCCAACACAAAATCGCCTGCTTTTTTGAATGATTTTGTTAAAGCGATTTGAGTATGCGTGTAATCATCACCCGCAGCATCGTCAAAATCATATTTACCTACAGTGCCACCAACGCTGAACCCATTTGCAAGTTCCTTGTTTACACCGATGTGGTAGTACTTGTCGCCTTTACTGAATTCTGCGGTGGTGTCGTCCTTTGAACTCACAGTATAAGCCACACCAGCTTCAGCAATACCGTAGCTACCTTTCAATGAAACTTCTTCAAAATGCGCATTTCCGGCTGTTGCAGTTGGATATTGGTAAGTGGTGGCAGCAACGTCATAAGCGAATCCATTAGGAAGTTCTTTCGCGTAGCCTGCGTAAACGTCGACTTCTTCACCAAGACCGTGACCACCGAGTCCGCTTGCCCATGTGCCAACATATAAACCATTTTCTGCTTCGTAATCCAATCCACCTGAAAACGCACCACGATCCTGAGATTGTGTTAACCCACGCCAGATGTAGTTGCTAGTAGCACCGATGTTAGCAGACGCACCTGCAACAGCTTGTGCGCTGATCAACAAAGAACCCAATAATGTTGCAGTTAACAATACGCCGTTTTTCATCTCACTATCTCCTGTTTAAGAAAACCAAAATTGTTTAACGATGATTACAAAGCAATTGCCGTGCCAACCCTGAAAAAATCAATGAGGACGTGGTAAATACAGACAATGTGGTAAAAACACATCATTTTCGTATCATTACAAGCCCCCTTACGCACACCTAAATGCACGATATAAGTGCATTAGCGTTAC encodes:
- a CDS encoding TorF family putative porin, translated to MKNGVLLTATLLGSLLISAQAVAGASANIGATSNYIWRGLTQSQDRGAFSGGLDYEAENGLYVGTWASGLGGHGLGEEVDVYAGYAKELPNGFAYDVAATTYQYPTATAGNAHFEEVSLKGSYGIAEAGVAYTVSSKDDTTAEFSKGDKYYHIGVNKELANGFSVGGTVGKYDFDDAAGDDYTHTQIALTKSFKKAGDFVLAADKPSGRVGVTDTKVSLSWTKSFDF
- a CDS encoding P-II family nitrogen regulator; the encoded protein is MKMVTAIIKPFKLDDVRDALGDIGVKGITVTEVKGFGRQKGHTELYRGAEYVVDFLPKIKLEAAVAESQVEQVIEAITKSANTGKIGDGKIFVTSIEQVIRIRTGESGTDAL
- a CDS encoding ammonium transporter — its product is MMNLRFGWMLLVALLGFSGIALADPDPAAAVPVPDKGDTAWMMLSTLLVILMIIPGLALFYGGLVRAKNMLSVLAQVFTIFCVIAILWVVYGYSLAFTDGGSLNSFVGGLSKMFLKGVDTAVTVETFSKGVVIHEMMFMAFQLTFAAITVALIVGGFAERIKFSALLVFSVLWFTFSYLPMAHMVWFWGGPSAYDAPAGFLFAKGALDFAGGTVVHINAAMAALVGAIVVGKRVGYGRDPMPPHNLVMTMIGGSLLWVGWFGFNAGSNLEATGTAVLAMVNTIVATAAAALSWMFAEWVLRGKPSLLGAVSGAVSGLVAITPAAGFAGPMGAIALGLVTGAACLWGVTGLKHMLGYDDSLDVFGVHGIGGIIGAIGTGILVNPALGGSGIFDYATGAVAEYSSAQVINQLWGVGVAIVWSGVVSFVLFTLLKMTIGLRVSQDEEREGLDTVSHGERAYS
- a CDS encoding alpha/beta hydrolase; this translates as MQKIIWLLLGGLVIVVGLGLVPLHQTTMIKATVAKTLPNGAQFVPSECWFTNTTNLSVSCGWLHTAPPQTGAPSAFRLPVVIMRHAGLGHQPDPLVYLAGGPGSAAWLDKDGVENHWLAWFEQKYAMKRDLILFDQRGTGMSEPALGCQAYRDLSASVLSNPGTPTDNARRYLEVSQQCQEQLTQAKQPLNELGTHLSAQDVNDLLTLLDYQQSNLLGVSYGTRLALEIQRRFPERVRSLTLDSLYPLGEHLLRDWPELLNNSLQRLFQYCTADERCLLENGDIEARYHALMAQLRTTPLRIPVADLQLGNLQELQLNDEILLAMLFDAQYNSHQLKYLPSFIRHLQEGRIDLAREYINNYLYHQFDAAFREPVFWAVECSDNPAISRDSMVAKVDTYPHLRYYLPADYDMCSVWNKNRQHPGLQVSAERLTVPSLILSGEDDPITPAAWAAKAATKQFAEDSTYLFRFSGIAHSVLDNKPCASDLFIGFINDPAQRPRADCRLDKPQD